One stretch of Paenibacillus sp. FSL R5-0341 DNA includes these proteins:
- a CDS encoding YheC/YheD family protein, which yields MSSPVLGIMTLYLNEHRALEERSIYRRMILEGRKRGLDIYVFTPADVHPGGKQIEAMVFHEEKGWSREWRSFPDLIFDRCRIQRNRRFQQLLAFREKYGHLLFLNRPLRNKWTIHQTLSEKANFREHLPETVLFQDMSDVNRMLKASSLVYLKPINGTGGRGILRVERSSSEANTVLVQGRDQKRRIITPRKVHLSRLGALLQHWNMKDKYLVQKGIQLQLPNGRVHDYRMLVQKNGEGHWELTGCAGRMGAEKSVTSNLHGGGQAVAMNRLMKQWIPDEELRAEINTTAEKFGIDVASFLEDTYGDLCELALDLAIDKSGRIYLLEVNPKPAREVFARIGERDMYYKAITQPLEYALWVYRNRASRPVKQIRTTRLASNRTSALKKARKKR from the coding sequence GTGTCCTCACCTGTTCTGGGCATTATGACGTTGTACTTAAATGAACATCGCGCTCTTGAAGAACGAAGCATCTATCGCAGAATGATTCTTGAGGGGCGCAAGCGGGGACTCGATATCTATGTATTCACACCTGCCGACGTACACCCAGGAGGCAAACAGATTGAGGCGATGGTTTTTCATGAGGAAAAAGGCTGGTCTCGGGAATGGCGATCATTCCCGGATCTGATCTTTGATCGCTGCCGGATTCAGCGTAACCGCAGATTCCAGCAACTGCTTGCTTTTCGGGAGAAATATGGACATCTGCTCTTTCTGAACAGACCACTGCGTAATAAATGGACCATCCATCAGACCCTTTCGGAAAAAGCTAACTTTCGTGAACACCTGCCGGAAACGGTGTTATTTCAGGATATGTCCGATGTAAACCGGATGCTCAAAGCGTCTTCTCTGGTCTACCTGAAACCCATTAACGGAACCGGCGGACGTGGTATTCTGCGCGTTGAACGCAGCAGTAGCGAGGCGAATACCGTCCTTGTTCAGGGACGGGATCAGAAACGTCGTATTATCACGCCACGCAAAGTCCATCTATCACGCCTAGGTGCGTTGCTCCAACACTGGAATATGAAAGACAAATATCTTGTACAGAAGGGCATTCAACTTCAGCTTCCCAATGGACGGGTGCATGATTACCGCATGCTGGTTCAGAAGAACGGCGAGGGACATTGGGAACTTACCGGATGCGCAGGACGCATGGGTGCAGAGAAAAGTGTAACCTCCAATCTGCATGGCGGCGGTCAGGCTGTAGCGATGAATCGACTCATGAAGCAATGGATCCCTGACGAAGAACTTCGAGCAGAAATTAACACGACGGCCGAGAAATTCGGTATTGATGTCGCTTCGTTTCTGGAAGATACCTATGGGGACTTATGCGAGCTGGCACTGGATTTGGCGATTGACAAGAGCGGTCGTATCTACCTGCTCGAAGTTAACCCCAAGCCTGCACGTGAAGTATTCGCCCGCATCGGTGAGCGAGATATGTATTATAAGGCCATCACTCAGCCGCTTGAATATGCATTATGGGTATACCGTAACCGGGCAAGTCGCCCAGTCAAACAAATCAGAACAACCCGGCTTGCAAGCAACAGAACATCTGCATTGAAGAAAGCACGCAAAAAGAGATGA
- a CDS encoding YheC/YheD family protein, with protein MFPSAQTKTLAILVRATEGSPPFTDELFCRRLSLGSVRYALQVIVIPISVDAAHSPLQWGYAYHQGTWEKILIPTVDLIMDRCLRPLPRNVRQQLKERISTNGTDQHRYWSASLPGKWEVHRVLSRNPELRAKLAPTTRIGLHIPWETWLERWPMGLFFKPVSGTHGKNTFRLSRGATPATWIVEGRNADNEKFCITFDHTQAVSSWLATLQAERKMIVQPYLELSYQGRAFDIRALMQKNGQGRWTLTGCMVREGPVGSLTSNLHGGGRAYPAHAYLLQRYGTVRTEALLKSIRQTAALIPTLLESRFGRLAELGLDFGADADGQLWLIEVNSKPGRTSFAEAGDRRMHALTYTRPLAYARYLLQQHVLTDIIRPMKMPNTSSKAGLKPIPIHGG; from the coding sequence ATGTTTCCATCAGCTCAGACAAAAACACTGGCCATTCTGGTACGTGCGACCGAAGGCTCACCTCCCTTCACGGATGAACTTTTCTGCCGTCGTCTCAGTCTGGGGAGTGTGCGATATGCCCTTCAGGTTATTGTGATCCCAATATCGGTTGATGCAGCCCATTCCCCTCTTCAATGGGGATATGCCTATCATCAAGGGACGTGGGAGAAGATCCTTATTCCTACAGTCGACCTCATTATGGACCGTTGTCTTCGGCCCCTACCCAGAAACGTTAGACAGCAGCTCAAGGAACGGATATCCACCAATGGCACAGATCAGCACCGTTATTGGTCTGCTTCCCTACCAGGAAAATGGGAAGTGCACCGTGTGCTGTCCCGAAATCCTGAATTGCGGGCAAAACTTGCACCGACAACTCGGATCGGGTTGCATATCCCCTGGGAAACATGGCTGGAACGTTGGCCCATGGGACTGTTCTTCAAACCGGTATCAGGTACCCATGGCAAGAATACCTTTCGCCTGTCTCGGGGAGCGACTCCAGCCACATGGATCGTGGAGGGTCGTAACGCGGATAATGAAAAATTTTGTATCACCTTCGATCACACTCAGGCCGTATCTTCCTGGCTGGCAACACTTCAGGCTGAGCGCAAGATGATCGTGCAGCCCTATCTGGAGCTCAGCTATCAAGGAAGAGCGTTCGACATACGGGCTCTAATGCAAAAGAACGGGCAAGGTCGCTGGACGCTGACAGGATGCATGGTGCGAGAAGGACCCGTGGGCTCGCTCACGTCGAATCTTCACGGAGGCGGTAGAGCATATCCCGCCCATGCATATCTGCTCCAGCGATATGGAACGGTCCGCACGGAAGCTCTGCTGAAGAGCATCCGGCAGACTGCCGCTCTTATCCCCACCCTGCTGGAGAGTCGTTTCGGCAGGCTAGCCGAATTGGGGCTTGATTTTGGAGCAGATGCCGATGGTCAACTCTGGCTAATTGAAGTCAATTCCAAACCAGGCCGCACCTCATTCGCAGAAGCGGGCGACCGACGCATGCATGCCCTGACTTATACCCGGCCGCTTGCCTATGCCCGTTATCTGTTGCAACAACATGTTCTCACGGACATCATTCGTCCAATGAAAATGCCGAATACATCCAGCAAAGCTGGCCTGAAACCCATCCCGATTCACGGCGGCTGA
- a CDS encoding DRTGG domain-containing protein, translating to MDGQEENVTKHEQLLQHIEQLKVGSKISVRGLARELGVSEGTAYRAVKEAENFGLVVTKERIGTVRIEKRPRGMSEQLTFADVVTIVEGHVLGGNEGLAKPLHKYVIGAMKEQAMARYIDAGSLLIVGNREDAHSLALEQGAGVLITGGFGTSREVRIMADELGLPIISSRHDTFTVASMINRAIFDRLIKKKIMLVEDIIGQKPRLQVLKVTSSAADFHMLVSETGEHRFPVVDEWNRVIGIVSLKDVSELTADQSIEKCVIRRPITASLQTSLASAAQIMTWEGIDFLPIVDRNRKLIASVTRKEVLQAMRDAQKQPQLGETFDHLIWNGFAEERGEQNELLFHGFIIPQMATDLGTISEGVLLNVMTQAGRRAAWDVTGNDHVVDNVTTYFVRPVQIEDQILVRPVILETSRRTCKMDIVVTREGSVVCKAVMTLQSIDHA from the coding sequence ATGGACGGACAAGAAGAGAACGTAACGAAGCATGAACAGTTACTTCAACATATTGAACAACTGAAGGTTGGCAGTAAAATATCGGTACGTGGACTTGCGCGGGAGCTGGGCGTAAGTGAAGGGACAGCTTATCGTGCGGTGAAAGAGGCCGAGAACTTCGGGCTGGTCGTGACCAAGGAACGAATTGGGACCGTGCGGATTGAGAAGAGACCTCGGGGCATGTCGGAGCAGTTGACCTTTGCGGATGTTGTGACCATTGTGGAGGGCCATGTGTTGGGCGGAAACGAGGGCCTCGCCAAACCGCTGCACAAGTATGTGATCGGTGCGATGAAAGAACAGGCGATGGCCCGTTATATTGACGCTGGGAGTTTGCTGATTGTAGGTAACCGGGAGGATGCTCATTCTCTTGCCCTCGAACAGGGAGCGGGCGTGTTGATTACAGGTGGTTTCGGGACAAGCCGTGAAGTAAGAATTATGGCTGACGAGCTTGGGCTACCGATTATTTCATCCAGACATGATACATTCACGGTGGCTTCAATGATTAACCGTGCGATCTTCGACCGGCTGATTAAGAAAAAAATTATGCTTGTTGAGGATATCATCGGTCAGAAACCTCGCTTGCAGGTGCTGAAGGTGACCAGTTCAGCCGCAGATTTTCATATGCTGGTTTCGGAAACGGGAGAACACCGCTTCCCGGTGGTGGATGAATGGAACCGGGTCATCGGCATTGTGAGTCTGAAGGATGTCAGTGAGCTTACGGCAGATCAGAGTATTGAGAAATGCGTGATACGCCGCCCGATTACGGCCTCACTGCAGACTTCTCTCGCTTCAGCTGCCCAGATCATGACCTGGGAAGGCATCGACTTTCTGCCGATCGTGGATCGGAACCGCAAACTGATTGCGTCCGTCACACGCAAGGAAGTGCTTCAGGCCATGCGGGATGCCCAGAAGCAGCCCCAACTGGGAGAGACGTTTGATCATCTGATCTGGAATGGGTTTGCCGAGGAGCGCGGAGAACAGAATGAACTGTTATTTCACGGATTCATCATTCCCCAGATGGCAACCGACCTGGGGACGATCTCGGAAGGTGTTCTGTTGAATGTGATGACTCAGGCCGGCAGGCGGGCAGCTTGGGATGTAACAGGGAACGACCATGTGGTGGATAATGTGACGACTTATTTTGTAAGGCCCGTACAGATTGAAGATCAGATTCTGGTTCGACCGGTTATTCTGGAAACGAGCCGTCGTACATGCAAGATGGACATTGTAGTTACTCGTGAAGGCAGTGTGGTATGTAAAGCGGTGATGACATTACAATCCATTGATCATGCCTAA
- a CDS encoding YheC/YheD family protein — protein MSLHDDFKPVIAVLTMHDNQRMFRGNHQNFQDILQTGESMGYVVYIVTVRDLNVSGPTVKGYTYNKGSGKWVSQPFPLPHVLYNRIPNREDEGKPSVQRKIDECMQSGIELYNPFFFNKWNLFEWLKKSKSTQQLIPHTRRMRSASSLGAVLRTHPYLYLKPESGKAGKGIMMLKFQEKERLPYRLKIQTTRKSTTYKTATLAKLWARIRKETGLTPYIMQQGIELASSRKRPFDLRVLVQKNSKGQWSVTGVGARLAGSRSITTHVPRGGSVEDPEKLLTELFGEEMTTTLMKRVKSTSLMIARQVERGSGYTLGEMSMDLGIDDLGEIWFFEANAKPMKFDEPQIRRRSLERIFHYSAYLARQSKR, from the coding sequence ATGAGCCTTCATGATGATTTCAAACCTGTCATTGCTGTTTTGACCATGCATGATAATCAGCGGATGTTCAGGGGGAATCATCAAAATTTTCAGGATATTCTGCAGACAGGCGAGAGCATGGGATATGTGGTGTACATTGTGACTGTGCGGGATCTGAACGTGAGTGGTCCCACCGTGAAAGGATATACGTACAACAAGGGGAGTGGAAAGTGGGTTTCACAGCCTTTCCCCCTTCCCCATGTGCTGTACAATCGTATTCCCAACCGGGAAGATGAAGGAAAACCTTCCGTTCAGCGCAAAATTGACGAATGCATGCAATCGGGAATCGAACTGTATAACCCATTCTTCTTCAATAAATGGAACCTGTTCGAATGGCTCAAGAAATCCAAATCGACTCAGCAACTGATTCCCCATACTCGGCGGATGCGCAGCGCTTCTTCTCTCGGTGCCGTTCTGCGGACACATCCCTATCTGTACCTCAAGCCCGAGAGTGGCAAAGCTGGCAAAGGAATCATGATGCTGAAATTCCAGGAAAAAGAGCGCCTTCCCTATCGGCTTAAAATACAGACCACACGGAAAAGCACGACCTATAAGACGGCTACACTCGCCAAGTTATGGGCACGAATTCGCAAAGAAACCGGGCTTACGCCCTACATCATGCAACAAGGCATTGAACTGGCTTCCTCTCGTAAACGTCCCTTCGATTTGCGTGTTCTTGTACAAAAGAACAGCAAGGGTCAATGGAGCGTAACCGGTGTAGGTGCGAGACTTGCTGGCTCCCGCAGCATTACCACTCATGTGCCGCGCGGAGGAAGTGTGGAGGATCCCGAGAAGCTGTTGACCGAACTTTTCGGCGAAGAAATGACAACTACCCTGATGAAACGTGTGAAATCCACTTCATTGATGATCGCAAGACAGGTAGAACGAGGGTCAGGTTACACGCTCGGAGAGATGTCCATGGACCTGGGCATTGATGATCTGGGGGAAATCTGGTTCTTCGAAGCCAATGCGAAGCCCATGAAGTTCGATGAACCACAGATCAGGCGGCGGTCACTGGAACGTATATTTCACTACAGCGCTTATCTTGCCCGTCAGTCCAAACGATGA
- a CDS encoding YheC/YheD family protein — translation MSTKKVTIQVTGSGILQDDVIMLGEGVLKALKIPSGRPLQLQFGSFRREVTVIPVPRYDGLRINQTVASKTGLVPRSVLRVSYRSASRTLRLGPYISVLVSQDYPDQPDRPFGSITMFCQELVNACRKQGAYVSFFTPEDIGAVTGYMKGWVYDDGWKKTVLPVADVVNNRLTSRKLENKPSVQHFMKEVKSLYGTQTFNEKFLDKNEVFDALKSISTLKRVLPESYLLKTSSMLKTMCNRHPVVFLKPVRGSLGKGIIRVSRQTDGSFLTLATGVGGTRKQTYASLDKLYASMSGKMKTTRYQIQQGLTLIDHSGRPVDFRALVQKNRTGKWSVTSIVARIAGGSHYVSNLARGGSLSTVKEAVAKTQLSGSAKASAYAGLHTAALDIAKGIESAIPAHFGELGIDLALDSTGRVWLLEVNSKPSKNDNTPLSESKIRPSVKAMLEYSTYLAGF, via the coding sequence ATGTCCACTAAAAAAGTAACGATTCAGGTTACCGGCTCGGGCATCCTGCAGGACGACGTCATCATGCTGGGCGAAGGGGTGCTCAAGGCACTTAAAATCCCTTCAGGAAGGCCGCTTCAGCTGCAATTTGGCTCTTTCCGCCGAGAAGTCACTGTCATTCCGGTACCAAGGTATGACGGACTGCGCATCAATCAGACGGTTGCCAGCAAGACCGGTCTTGTTCCGCGTTCGGTCCTGAGGGTATCCTATCGTTCAGCCAGCCGTACGCTTCGCCTTGGACCCTACATCAGTGTACTGGTTAGCCAAGATTATCCCGATCAGCCCGATCGGCCCTTTGGCTCCATCACGATGTTCTGTCAAGAACTGGTGAACGCCTGCCGTAAGCAGGGCGCCTATGTATCCTTTTTCACACCGGAGGATATTGGAGCGGTAACGGGTTATATGAAAGGCTGGGTGTATGATGACGGCTGGAAAAAGACTGTTCTGCCTGTAGCAGACGTCGTCAATAACCGGCTAACGTCCCGCAAGCTTGAGAACAAACCTAGCGTACAGCATTTTATGAAAGAAGTAAAATCGCTCTACGGCACGCAAACCTTCAATGAAAAGTTTCTGGACAAAAACGAAGTATTTGACGCACTCAAGTCCATTTCAACGCTTAAACGAGTTCTTCCCGAGTCCTATTTGCTCAAGACTTCCTCCATGCTCAAGACAATGTGTAACCGACATCCGGTTGTATTTTTGAAGCCAGTTCGCGGTTCATTAGGCAAAGGCATCATCCGGGTCTCACGTCAGACGGACGGAAGTTTCCTGACTTTGGCGACTGGTGTCGGGGGTACCCGGAAACAAACGTATGCTTCTCTGGATAAACTGTATGCCAGTATGTCTGGGAAAATGAAAACAACGCGTTACCAGATCCAACAAGGGCTGACTCTCATTGATCACAGTGGCAGACCCGTGGATTTCCGTGCGCTCGTGCAAAAAAATCGTACCGGAAAATGGAGCGTAACCTCCATCGTAGCCCGGATTGCCGGCGGAAGTCACTACGTATCGAATCTGGCACGGGGTGGAAGTCTCAGCACCGTGAAGGAAGCCGTTGCCAAAACACAATTGTCCGGATCAGCCAAAGCTTCCGCATATGCAGGATTGCACACGGCAGCACTGGATATCGCCAAAGGGATCGAGAGTGCCATCCCTGCTCACTTTGGCGAACTTGGTATTGATCTGGCCCTAGACTCCACTGGACGTGTATGGCTGCTCGAAGTCAACTCGAAACCATCCAAGAACGACAATACACCACTGAGTGAGAGCAAGATCCGTCCTTCGGTCAAAGCCATGCTGGAATACTCCACGTACCTGGCCGGGTTTTGA
- a CDS encoding YlbF family regulator, producing the protein MNIYDKANDLAKALRESSEVEEITSAMKLIEADPDAKAMLDNFRDQQMELQQRMMSGDMPAPDEMEKMEKLFEVLSLNLNIRRLFDAERRLSVIIEDVNKIIADSLGHLYGGAEA; encoded by the coding sequence GTGAACATTTATGACAAAGCCAATGATTTGGCCAAAGCACTGAGAGAAAGCAGCGAGGTGGAAGAGATTACTTCCGCGATGAAGCTGATTGAAGCTGATCCGGATGCAAAAGCAATGCTGGATAACTTCCGTGATCAACAAATGGAATTGCAACAACGCATGATGAGCGGGGATATGCCAGCTCCGGATGAGATGGAGAAAATGGAGAAATTGTTTGAAGTACTGAGCTTGAACCTGAACATCCGTCGTTTGTTTGATGCGGAGCGTCGCCTCAGTGTCATCATTGAAGACGTGAACAAAATTATTGCAGACAGCCTGGGTCATCTGTACGGTGGCGCTGAAGCGTAA
- a CDS encoding YtpI family protein, with protein sequence MFIDVLKYALIAIFAVVMVFAALNSIRSRRTSDAASAGLYRSWTNIWMGSMLIVLALILMFVFTGSTLSVVVEALFLIMGAYNVFAGIRNRSYYARLQQRSSNGSGKTSGQSA encoded by the coding sequence GTGTTCATCGATGTACTCAAATATGCTCTGATCGCTATCTTTGCCGTTGTCATGGTCTTTGCAGCTCTGAACAGCATTCGTTCACGCAGAACCTCGGATGCTGCCAGCGCTGGTCTTTACCGCTCTTGGACGAATATCTGGATGGGTAGCATGCTCATCGTGCTTGCGCTAATCCTCATGTTTGTCTTCACGGGTTCCACCTTATCTGTGGTTGTGGAAGCGCTATTTCTGATTATGGGTGCATACAATGTATTCGCCGGAATACGTAACCGCAGTTACTATGCCAGGCTTCAACAACGGTCCAGTAATGGATCAGGTAAAACCTCTGGACAATCTGCATGA
- a CDS encoding YheC/YheD family protein — MSLTFCNLHFTKQPDKVVYVSNALMKSLNLSGKKTVNLRFGRDRVPATIKPIKKAGKHLYLASGIRNLMNVPKRGSIYLRNLQNDEVQLGPLIGVLSDGPSTSTNPFGSRTGFIKQLLREGSRKSYIYAFTPRDINWQNETVSGFFLNDNGSFTRRTVPLPDVVYNRLPSRRSDFSPAINQLRERFIRRKIPFFNWSFFNKSDIYTLLENEPTAGRYIPESITNPSVEQMKEMLERHQFVYYKPTAGSLGNGIYRLTYSPKRGYFARYRKKGGNALLRFGSFNSLMRMLQGRHGKQLRGYVVQQGIRLIEIDECPIDFRFHMHKNGNNQWVVVGIGAKKAGRGSVTTHIKNGGSLMTPEQALSRNFGDRSGEVLQQAKSVAITLAQAIETQHQHLIGEIGFDLGIDQEEHVWMFEANAKPGRSIFRHPSLRVEGKSSVEHILEHCLYLSKFRKKEGI, encoded by the coding sequence ATGAGTTTGACCTTTTGCAATCTGCATTTCACCAAGCAACCGGATAAAGTGGTTTATGTATCCAACGCTTTAATGAAGAGCCTCAACCTGTCCGGCAAAAAAACGGTGAACCTTCGCTTCGGGCGTGACCGGGTACCTGCGACGATCAAACCAATCAAAAAAGCAGGTAAACATCTCTATCTCGCCTCAGGCATCCGTAATCTGATGAACGTTCCCAAACGGGGCAGTATTTATCTCCGGAACTTGCAAAATGATGAAGTCCAGTTAGGTCCACTGATCGGCGTACTCTCCGATGGGCCTTCGACAAGCACGAATCCATTCGGTTCCCGTACAGGGTTCATCAAACAGTTACTCCGGGAAGGCAGCCGGAAATCCTATATTTATGCCTTTACTCCCCGGGATATCAATTGGCAGAACGAGACGGTATCCGGTTTTTTTCTGAATGATAACGGAAGCTTCACCCGCAGAACGGTACCCCTGCCCGATGTCGTTTACAACCGGTTGCCGAGCCGCCGTTCAGACTTCTCACCAGCGATTAACCAACTGCGGGAGCGATTTATTCGCCGGAAAATTCCATTCTTCAACTGGAGCTTCTTCAACAAATCGGATATCTATACATTGCTGGAAAATGAACCGACAGCAGGACGGTATATCCCTGAATCGATTACCAATCCGTCTGTGGAACAGATGAAAGAAATGCTGGAACGCCATCAGTTTGTCTACTATAAGCCTACTGCCGGAAGTCTGGGGAATGGGATCTATCGCCTGACCTACTCGCCAAAACGTGGATATTTCGCGCGTTATCGCAAAAAAGGTGGTAATGCTCTCCTGCGCTTCGGGTCCTTCAACAGTCTGATGCGCATGCTTCAGGGAAGACACGGCAAACAACTTCGCGGATATGTCGTTCAACAGGGAATACGACTGATTGAGATTGATGAATGTCCGATTGATTTTCGTTTTCACATGCACAAAAATGGTAACAATCAATGGGTTGTTGTCGGAATTGGCGCCAAAAAGGCAGGACGTGGCAGCGTCACAACACACATCAAAAATGGTGGCTCCCTAATGACCCCTGAGCAAGCTCTCAGTCGCAACTTCGGCGACCGTTCGGGAGAAGTTCTTCAGCAGGCCAAATCCGTCGCTATTACACTGGCCCAGGCGATTGAAACCCAGCACCAGCATCTGATTGGTGAGATTGGCTTTGATCTGGGCATTGATCAGGAGGAACATGTATGGATGTTCGAAGCGAACGCCAAACCCGGGCGCTCCATTTTCCGTCACCCTTCACTCCGGGTGGAGGGAAAATCGTCGGTGGAGCACATTTTGGAACACTGCCTGTATTTGAGCAAGTTCCGGAAGAAGGAAGGCATTTGA